A single Altererythrobacter sp. BO-6 DNA region contains:
- the cobA gene encoding uroporphyrinogen-III C-methyltransferase: MAQTGTIYLVGAGPGDPDLLTLRAARLINRAELIVHDGLVEPAILALAGRNARFVNVAKRRSHHTLPQEEINALLVREALAGRDVVRLKGGDPLIFGRGGEEAEAARAAGVRVEIVPGVSAANGAAAAAQIALTHREASSIVSFVAGQCKGLSEQDWSGLAGKGRTLVIYMGVKTAPQIAEKLMADGLAPDMPVAVIENAARPQMRVLRGLLAGLPDLVTLHRVKSPALIVIGEVTAREDATLAALAQEAAQ; encoded by the coding sequence ATGGCACAAACCGGAACTATCTATCTTGTCGGCGCAGGGCCGGGCGATCCCGACCTGCTGACCTTGCGCGCCGCGCGGCTGATCAACCGCGCCGAGCTCATCGTTCATGACGGGCTGGTAGAGCCCGCGATCCTGGCGCTGGCCGGTCGCAATGCGCGCTTTGTGAACGTAGCAAAGCGCCGCTCGCACCACACCCTGCCGCAGGAAGAGATCAATGCGCTGCTGGTACGCGAAGCACTCGCCGGGCGCGATGTCGTGCGGCTGAAGGGCGGCGATCCACTGATTTTCGGGCGCGGCGGCGAGGAAGCCGAAGCCGCCCGTGCGGCTGGCGTTCGGGTCGAAATCGTGCCGGGCGTAAGCGCTGCCAATGGCGCGGCAGCCGCAGCGCAAATCGCGCTGACCCATCGCGAAGCTTCCAGCATCGTCAGCTTCGTCGCTGGCCAGTGCAAAGGGCTGAGCGAGCAGGATTGGAGCGGGCTGGCCGGCAAGGGCCGCACGCTGGTGATATATATGGGGGTCAAGACCGCTCCGCAGATCGCCGAGAAACTGATGGCTGACGGCCTTGCGCCCGACATGCCGGTCGCCGTGATCGAGAATGCCGCCCGTCCGCAGATGCGGGTATTGCGCGGCTTGCTGGCTGGCCTGCCGGACCTGGTCACGCTCCACCGCGTCAAGAGCCCCGCCCTGATCGTGATCGGGGAAGTGACCGCGCGTGAAGATGCCACGCTTGCGGCACTGGCTCAGGAGGCTGCGCAATGA
- a CDS encoding nitrite/sulfite reductase — MYRYDSYDQAMVDTRVEEFRDQTRRRLEGKLSEDQFKPLRLMNGLYLQLHAYMLRVAIPYGTLSSAQMHALADIAEKYDRGYGHFTTRQNIQYNWIKLEEAPDLLADLAKVEMHAIQTSGNCIRNISSDHFAGAAADELVDPRPYAELLRQWSSFHPEFSFLPRKFKIAVIASDTDRAAMKLHDIGIQIVEQNGELGAAFYVGGGMGRTPMIAPCIREFVPLDQLVTYAEACLRVYNRYGRRDNKYKARIKILVHELGKDEYARQVEEEFAHLLAQGIEPPLAELERIKPYFADPAFETGLPTEIDRSDPDFALWVDRNTHPHKAPGYVSAVISLKPVGGIPGDASTAQMHLMAELSKEFSFDESRVTHTQNIVLPHVKIADLRAVWTRLDAAGLANPNLDTIEDIIACPGLDYCSLANARSIPIAQKISERFAAKGRTGELGELKLKISGCINACGHHHAGHIGILGVDKKGVENYQLLLGGSEAQDTSLAKITGPGFDEAGIVDAVETATEVYLSHRIEGERFLDTYRRIGMEPFKEALYG, encoded by the coding sequence ATGTACCGTTACGATTCTTACGACCAGGCCATGGTCGATACCCGTGTCGAGGAATTCCGCGACCAGACGCGCCGCCGCCTGGAAGGCAAGCTGAGCGAAGACCAGTTCAAGCCGCTGCGCCTGATGAACGGCCTCTACCTGCAATTGCATGCCTATATGCTGCGCGTCGCGATCCCTTATGGCACGCTGAGCTCGGCACAGATGCATGCGCTGGCCGACATCGCCGAGAAATATGACCGCGGCTATGGGCATTTCACCACGCGGCAGAACATCCAGTACAACTGGATCAAGTTGGAGGAAGCGCCCGACCTGCTGGCAGACCTTGCCAAGGTCGAAATGCACGCGATCCAGACCAGTGGCAATTGCATCCGCAACATCAGTTCGGATCATTTCGCCGGTGCAGCGGCTGATGAGCTGGTCGACCCGCGCCCCTATGCCGAGCTGCTGCGGCAATGGTCGAGCTTCCACCCTGAATTCAGTTTCCTGCCGCGCAAGTTCAAGATCGCGGTGATAGCCAGCGATACCGATCGCGCGGCGATGAAGCTGCACGATATCGGCATCCAGATCGTCGAGCAGAACGGCGAACTGGGCGCGGCATTCTATGTCGGTGGCGGCATGGGGCGCACTCCGATGATCGCGCCCTGCATCCGCGAATTCGTGCCGCTTGACCAGCTGGTGACCTATGCCGAGGCCTGCCTGCGCGTCTACAACCGCTATGGCCGGCGCGACAACAAGTACAAGGCGCGCATCAAGATCCTGGTTCACGAGCTGGGCAAGGACGAATACGCGCGGCAGGTTGAAGAGGAATTCGCGCACCTGTTGGCGCAGGGGATCGAACCGCCACTCGCAGAGCTGGAGCGGATCAAGCCCTATTTCGCAGACCCGGCTTTCGAAACCGGCCTGCCGACCGAGATCGACCGTTCGGACCCGGACTTTGCGCTTTGGGTCGATCGCAACACCCATCCGCACAAGGCGCCGGGCTATGTCAGCGCAGTCATCAGCCTGAAGCCCGTGGGCGGGATTCCCGGCGATGCCTCGACCGCGCAGATGCATCTGATGGCGGAGCTTTCGAAGGAATTCAGTTTCGATGAAAGCCGCGTCACGCACACGCAGAACATCGTGTTGCCGCATGTGAAAATCGCAGACCTGCGCGCTGTGTGGACCAGGCTTGATGCTGCGGGGCTGGCCAATCCAAACCTCGACACGATCGAGGACATCATTGCCTGCCCAGGCCTCGATTACTGCAGCCTGGCCAATGCGCGTTCAATCCCGATCGCCCAGAAGATTTCGGAACGATTTGCGGCGAAGGGCCGGACCGGCGAACTGGGTGAGCTCAAGCTCAAGATCTCGGGCTGTATCAATGCCTGCGGGCATCACCATGCCGGGCACATCGGTATCCTCGGCGTCGACAAGAAGGGTGTCGAGAACTACCAACTGCTGCTCGGCGGCAGCGAGGCGCAGGATACGTCGCTCGCCAAGATCACCGGCCCCGGCTTTGACGAAGCCGGCATCGTCGATGCGGTCGAAACCGCGACCGAAGTCTACTTGTCCCACCGCATCGAAGGCGAGCGGTTTCTCGATACCTATCGTCGCATCGGCATGGAGCCGTTCAAGGAGGCGCTTTATGGCTAA
- a CDS encoding DUF934 domain-containing protein — protein MADTLGTSPDEVQFRFRDDEVVDHGTVTVDSFLDQSNASAVRIEPGDDARALIPHLDRIALVEVNFPVFGDGRGYSSARVLREAGYTGELRAVGDVLIDQLAYMRRCGFDAFAPDVPLDPVDAEAAFARWDNVYQHAADRRSPIPDLRHG, from the coding sequence ATGGCTGATACTCTCGGCACGTCACCTGACGAAGTGCAATTCCGCTTCCGCGACGATGAAGTGGTCGATCACGGCACCGTCACCGTCGACAGCTTCCTCGACCAGTCCAACGCATCGGCGGTGCGGATCGAGCCAGGTGATGACGCACGCGCGCTGATCCCGCATCTTGACCGGATTGCGCTGGTTGAAGTCAATTTCCCGGTGTTCGGCGATGGCCGTGGCTATTCCTCGGCACGGGTCCTGCGCGAGGCCGGATACACCGGCGAGCTGCGCGCGGTGGGCGACGTGCTGATCGACCAGCTGGCCTATATGCGGCGCTGCGGGTTTGATGCCTTTGCCCCCGATGTGCCGCTCGATCCTGTCGATGCCGAGGCGGCTTTCGCCCGGTGGGACAATGTATACCAGCACGCCGCCGATCGGCGCAGCCCGATCCCGGACCTGCGCCATGGCTGA
- a CDS encoding mechanosensitive ion channel domain-containing protein has product MTTTAPPTPAATETPPPPGQAWSVAETAPPEAQDAVVASQGLKEAVASKSETAGSVLESLDSWALTLGDTRISVLDALVVISVIALVIIGAWLLTRISGRIVRRATRLDDTQRLLAQKISTIVIWAAAFFVGIDMLGIDLTALAVFSGAFGLAIGFGLQKTFGNLIAGIILLMDKSIKPGDVIAVADTAGNETFGQIRRIGIRAVSIVTRDQKEYLIPNENLMINQVENWSYSSRNVRVQVPVGVGYACDLDLAEKLMLEAAKQSSRVLKSPAPTAWLRNYGESSVDFIIQIWINDPEEGVGNIRSEVLKNLWRLFKENNVEIPFPQRDINLRNNEQFERLIDALAKREESRSKS; this is encoded by the coding sequence CAGGACGCCGTCGTCGCTTCGCAAGGATTGAAGGAAGCGGTTGCGTCCAAGAGCGAGACGGCCGGCAGCGTTCTGGAGTCGCTCGATTCCTGGGCATTGACCTTGGGCGATACGCGGATCTCCGTTTTGGACGCGCTGGTTGTGATCAGCGTGATCGCGCTGGTGATCATCGGGGCATGGTTGCTAACTCGGATCAGTGGCCGAATTGTCCGCCGCGCAACCCGCCTTGATGATACCCAGCGACTGCTGGCGCAGAAAATCTCCACTATCGTCATCTGGGCCGCCGCATTCTTCGTCGGTATCGACATGCTGGGGATCGACCTGACCGCGCTGGCGGTGTTTTCCGGCGCTTTCGGCCTCGCGATCGGTTTCGGTCTGCAGAAGACTTTCGGCAACCTTATCGCGGGGATCATCCTGCTGATGGACAAGTCGATCAAGCCTGGTGACGTGATCGCCGTGGCCGATACCGCAGGTAACGAAACTTTCGGCCAGATCCGCCGGATCGGCATTCGCGCGGTTTCCATCGTTACGCGGGACCAGAAGGAATATCTGATCCCGAACGAGAACCTGATGATCAACCAGGTCGAAAACTGGTCCTATTCCTCGCGCAATGTGCGAGTGCAGGTACCGGTCGGTGTCGGTTATGCCTGCGATCTGGACCTGGCGGAGAAGCTGATGCTCGAGGCTGCCAAGCAAAGCAGCCGCGTGCTCAAGTCCCCGGCACCAACCGCGTGGCTGCGCAACTATGGCGAGAGCTCGGTCGATTTCATCATCCAGATCTGGATTAATGACCCGGAAGAAGGCGTGGGCAATATCCGCTCCGAAGTGCTGAAAAACCTGTGGCGGCTGTTCAAAGAGAACAATGTCGAGATCCCCTTTCCGCAGCGCGACATCAACCTGCGCAATAACGAGCAGTTCGAACGGCTGATCGATGCACTGGCGAAGCGCGAGGAATCGCGTTCCAAATCATAA
- a CDS encoding DUF2849 domain-containing protein gives MKILTGNDLKSGAVVWWDGTGWSLHVDHAVDVGDRADEILAREQSARRVNAAYAIDASRDESGVRPAHIKERVRALGPTVRPDLTLKPADPDIGNWVI, from the coding sequence ATGAAGATCCTGACCGGGAATGACCTGAAATCGGGCGCGGTGGTGTGGTGGGACGGCACCGGCTGGTCGTTGCATGTCGACCACGCGGTCGATGTCGGCGATCGGGCCGATGAGATCCTCGCGCGCGAGCAATCCGCCCGGCGCGTCAATGCGGCCTATGCGATTGACGCAAGCCGCGATGAAAGTGGCGTGCGCCCTGCGCACATCAAGGAGCGCGTCCGCGCCCTGGGCCCCACCGTGCGCCCCGACCTGACCCTTAAACCCGCCGATCCCGATATCGGCAATTGGGTGATCTGA